A region from the Biomphalaria glabrata chromosome 14, xgBioGlab47.1, whole genome shotgun sequence genome encodes:
- the LOC129922739 gene encoding uncharacterized protein LOC129922739, translated as MPDPGTNRHRKMSDLGTNGHVRCKIQEQMDTVRCNIQEQMYTVRCQIQEQMDTVRCQIQEQMDTVRCKIQEQMDTVRCKIQEQIDTVRCNIQEQIETVRCQIQEQMDTLRCKIKEQMNTVRCKIQEQMDTVRCKIQEQTDAVRCKIQEQTDTVRCKIQEQMDTVRCQIQEQIDTVRCQI; from the coding sequence ATGCCAGATCCAGGAACAAATAGACACCGTAAGATGTCAGATCTAGGAACAAATGGACACGTAAGATGCAAGATCCAGGAACAAATGGACACCGTAAGATGCAATATCCAGGAACAAATGTACACCGTAAGATGTCAGATCCAGGAACAAATGGACACAGTACGATGCCAGATTCAGGAACAAATGGACACAGTTCGATGCAAGATCCAGGAACAAATGGACACCGTAAGATGCAAGATCCAGGAACAAATAGACACCGTAAGATGCAATATTCAGGAACAAATAGAAACCGTAAGATGCCAGATCCAAGAACAAATGGACACCTTAAGATGCAAGATCaaggaacaaatgaacacaGTACGATGCAAGATCCAGGAACAAATGGACACAGTACGATGCAAGATCCAGGAACAAACGGACGCCGTAAGATGCAAGATCCAGGAACAAACGGACACCGTAAGATGCAAGATCCAGGAACAAATGGACACCGTAAGATGCCAGATCCAGGAACAAATAGACACCGTAAGATGTCAGATCTAG
- the LOC129922740 gene encoding uncharacterized protein LOC129922740: MDLESYGVYLFLDLASYGVHLLLDLASYGVRLFLDLASYGVRLFLDLALYCVHLFLDLASYGVHLFLDLASYGVHLFLDLASYVVHLCLDLASYCVHFFLDLASYGVHLLLDLASYCVRLFLDLASYGVHLFLVRASYCVHLFLDLASYGVRLFMDLASYGVRLFLDLASYCVHLFLDLAS; encoded by the coding sequence ATGGATCTTGAATCTTACGGTGTCTATTTGTTCCTGGATCTGGCATCTTACGGTGTCCATTTGCTCCTGGATCTTGCATCTTACGGTGTCCGTTTGTTCCTGGATCTTGCATCTTACGGCGTCCGTTTGTTCCTGGATCTTGCATTGTACTGTGTCCATTTGTTCCTAGATCTTGCATCTTACGGTGTCCATTTGTTCCTGGATCTTGCATCTTACGGTGTCCATTTGTTCCTGGATTTAGCATCTTATGTTGTTCATTTGTGCCTGGATCTTGCATCGTACTGTGTCCATTTCTTCCTGGATCTTGCATCTTACGGTGTCCATTTGTTACTGGATCTTGCATCTTACTGTGTCCGTTTGTTCCTGGATTTAGCATCTTATGGTGTTCATTTGTTCCTGGTTCGTGCATCGTACTGTGTCCATTTGTTCCTGGATCTGGCATCTTACGGTGTCCGTTTGTTCATGGATCTTGCATCTTACGGTGTCCGTTTGTTCCTGGATCTTGCATCGTACTGTGTCCATTTGTTCCTGGATCTTGCATCTTAA
- the LOC129922737 gene encoding uncharacterized protein PF3D7_1120000-like, giving the protein MDTVRCKIQEQMDTVRCEIQEQMNTVRCEIQEQIDTERCKIQEQMDTVRCQIQEQMDTERCEIQEQMDTVRCEIQEQIDTVRYEIQEQIDTVRCKIQEQMDTVRCQIQEQMDTVRCKIQEKMDTVRCKIQEQMNTI; this is encoded by the coding sequence ATGGACACAGTACGATGCAAGATCCAGGAACAAATGGACACAGTACGATGCGAGATCCAGGAACAAATGAACACAGTACGATGCGAGATCCAGGAACAAATAGACACCGAAAGATGCAAGATCCAGGAACAAATGGACACAGTACGATGCCAGATACAGGAACAAATGGACACAGAACGATGCGAGATCCAGGAACAAATGGACACAGTACGATGCGAGATCCAGGAACAAATTGACACAGTACGATACGAGATCCAGGAACAAATAGACACCGTAAGATGCAAGATCCAGGAACAAATGGACACAGTACGATGCCAGATCCAGGAACAAATGGACACCGTAAGATGCAAGATCCAGGAAAAAATGGACACAGTACGATGCAAGATCCAGGAACAAATGAACACCATATGA
- the LOC129922738 gene encoding uncharacterized protein LOC129922738: MDTVRCEIQEQMDTVRCQIQEQIDTVGCEIQEQTDTVRCEIQEQMDTVRCEIQEQMETVRCEIQEQMDTVRCQIQEQMDTVRCQIQEQTDAVRCKIQEQTDTVRCKI, encoded by the coding sequence ATGGACACAGTACGATGCGAGATCCAGGAACAAATGGACACCGTAAGATGCCAGATCCAGGAACAAATAGACACAGTAGGATGCGAGATCCAGGAACAAACGGACACAGTACGATGCGAGATCCAGGAACAAATGGACACAGTACGATGCGAGATCCAGGAACAAATGGAAACAGTACGATGCGAGATCCAGGAACAAATGGACACCGTAAGATGCCAGATTCAGGAACAAATGGACACCGTAAGATGCCAGATCCAGGAACAAACGGACGCCGTAAGATGTAAGATCCAGGAACAAACGGACACCGTAAGATGCAAGATCTAA